The Flavobacteriales bacterium genome includes a region encoding these proteins:
- a CDS encoding T9SS type A sorting domain-containing protein gives MNKRYITFWLAFIFISSVSFAQQTLFERSYGGSSTENSYGIEPTLDGGFITVGYTTSYGSGKKDAYLVKTNGIGQIVWSKSYGSTGDEVGWAVAPTSDSGFVVAGTTNSYRSGNADALIFKTDKNGNVVWTRTIGGDSIEDGYNVIRSIYSNGFYVTGYVKNDTTGTDAFIAKLGAGGNVRWYRKFGSLGDDEAYGIAEDLKGDVVICGMTLYDSLVQAGTTTGIGTSDAFIAKFDSVGSYKWMRTLGSNYDDVAWDVKVDKNKYILTGWTKAVNGGDNDILFVTTDTSGAVTSASAYGGSGNDRGFNLVVKTGATNTYAVVGYGENSGSRDVVFAEFFANGNVANFNMLGASGTDGHWPTDIALTRDGGFAVLSMSNSFGSSEDMYLIKLSDKGEAQCNSSTDVFMNMPINLQSVYFGIVQNFTPSSQTPGVTRTDISSNSVDTTHCCKLSAALTKTSYDLCKGSSTSIGRNRTTGVNYTWYNASGSVVSTVSNPTVSPTASTTYKLVVTSSDQACAPDSTVVTVNVKQLLTEDWARDTTFCTGDSVFVAGSNNLISYNWVGKTVNSNNKTIKLKQSDTIYFTGIDVNSCGYKDTMVVTAFGLPVFDLGADTTICDNQFATFKGPANMTSYSWNNGQGTSRTYMTNVVKTHKLDVVDQNGCKYSDTKTLFTKPSSEFSLGPDTTFCDGAGFTIEGPGALSGYIWNDTASSMQNIVVYKSGSYHLTAYNSFGCPSFDTVVLTTINKPSINLGADFNLCFGTTKYLVGPKNMTAYKWNDGSTNDSLKINTSGNYWLKITDVNGCNNADSINVGLVNPPTITLGNDTIATAGDSVRLSPGSGFASYKWNTNETTSFIYVKTDGTYSVTVTDNNGCTASANRKVQFIVGIDDLKLSGFKYYPVPVNDMLTLEFSSLKADELWVEIFDITGRKVMEQSFETHVGNNNHSLNVSRLKSGNYMMILHNSNGATPLKLVKE, from the coding sequence ATGAATAAACGATACATCACATTTTGGTTGGCTTTCATCTTTATTTCATCAGTTTCATTTGCTCAGCAAACATTGTTTGAAAGAAGTTATGGCGGAAGCAGCACAGAGAACAGTTATGGCATAGAGCCTACATTAGACGGAGGCTTTATTACCGTGGGTTATACTACCAGCTATGGTTCAGGAAAAAAAGATGCCTACTTAGTAAAAACCAATGGAATTGGTCAAATAGTTTGGTCAAAATCGTATGGCTCCACAGGAGATGAGGTTGGTTGGGCAGTTGCCCCCACCAGCGATTCAGGTTTTGTTGTGGCCGGAACCACCAATTCATACAGAAGTGGCAATGCCGATGCGTTGATTTTTAAAACAGATAAAAATGGTAACGTAGTTTGGACCAGAACCATTGGGGGAGATAGTATTGAAGATGGATACAATGTAATCCGGTCCATTTATAGCAACGGTTTTTACGTTACTGGATATGTAAAAAACGACACCACCGGAACGGATGCTTTTATAGCCAAATTGGGTGCGGGAGGCAATGTGCGATGGTATAGAAAATTTGGTAGCTTAGGAGATGATGAGGCTTATGGAATAGCCGAAGACCTAAAAGGAGACGTGGTAATTTGTGGAATGACACTTTATGACAGCTTGGTGCAGGCCGGGACAACCACCGGAATTGGCACAAGTGATGCTTTTATAGCCAAGTTTGATTCGGTAGGTAGCTACAAATGGATGCGAACTCTTGGAAGCAACTACGATGATGTGGCTTGGGACGTAAAAGTTGATAAAAACAAATACATTCTTACAGGTTGGACAAAGGCCGTAAACGGTGGAGATAATGATATTTTGTTTGTTACCACCGATACTTCAGGGGCAGTTACATCCGCGTCGGCCTATGGCGGCAGCGGTAATGACAGAGGTTTTAATTTAGTAGTAAAAACGGGTGCCACCAATACGTATGCGGTAGTTGGTTATGGCGAGAATAGTGGAAGCCGTGATGTGGTTTTTGCCGAGTTTTTTGCCAACGGAAACGTGGCAAACTTCAATATGTTGGGTGCAAGCGGAACCGATGGTCATTGGCCAACAGATATTGCTTTGACAAGAGATGGAGGTTTTGCTGTATTATCAATGAGTAATTCTTTTGGCAGCTCAGAAGACATGTATTTGATAAAATTGTCTGACAAAGGAGAAGCCCAATGTAACAGTTCTACAGATGTTTTTATGAACATGCCTATAAACCTGCAAAGTGTTTATTTTGGTATCGTTCAAAACTTTACACCTTCTTCTCAAACACCCGGTGTAACACGAACCGATATAAGTAGCAATTCGGTGGACACGACCCATTGTTGCAAACTTTCGGCAGCGTTGACAAAAACTTCGTACGATTTGTGTAAAGGAAGTAGCACTTCTATTGGAAGAAACAGAACAACCGGTGTAAATTACACTTGGTACAATGCCTCAGGCAGTGTGGTTAGTACAGTATCCAATCCTACGGTTAGCCCCACGGCAAGCACTACCTATAAATTGGTGGTTACATCTTCTGACCAGGCTTGTGCCCCAGATTCAACCGTTGTAACCGTAAATGTAAAACAACTATTAACCGAAGATTGGGCAAGAGATACAACTTTTTGTACCGGAGACTCTGTTTTTGTGGCCGGTTCAAACAATCTAATCAGCTACAACTGGGTTGGTAAAACGGTAAATTCAAACAATAAAACCATAAAATTGAAACAATCCGATACCATTTATTTTACTGGTATTGACGTAAATAGCTGCGGATATAAAGACACAATGGTGGTTACGGCATTTGGGCTGCCCGTGTTTGATTTGGGAGCCGATACAACCATCTGCGACAACCAGTTTGCAACTTTTAAAGGACCAGCAAACATGACATCTTATAGCTGGAACAACGGACAAGGTACATCAAGAACCTACATGACAAATGTGGTTAAAACGCATAAACTGGATGTGGTTGACCAAAATGGTTGCAAATATTCCGACACGAAAACATTGTTTACTAAGCCTTCATCTGAGTTTAGTCTCGGGCCGGACACCACTTTCTGTGATGGAGCAGGATTTACCATTGAAGGGCCTGGTGCGTTGAGTGGGTATATTTGGAACGACACTGCCTCCAGCATGCAAAATATTGTGGTTTACAAATCAGGAAGCTATCATTTAACTGCCTACAATAGTTTTGGTTGTCCGTCTTTTGACACGGTGGTTCTAACCACCATCAACAAACCGAGCATTAATTTAGGTGCAGATTTTAATTTGTGTTTTGGCACAACTAAATACTTGGTTGGGCCAAAAAACATGACCGCTTACAAATGGAATGATGGTTCAACCAACGATTCGCTAAAAATTAATACAAGCGGAAATTATTGGTTGAAAATTACCGATGTGAATGGCTGTAATAATGCCGATTCAATAAATGTTGGACTTGTAAATCCGCCAACCATTACGCTTGGTAATGATACAATTGCCACTGCGGGCGATTCGGTCCGACTGTCGCCAGGCAGCGGTTTTGCCTCATATAAGTGGAACACAAATGAAACAACTTCTTTCATCTATGTAAAAACAGATGGGACATACTCAGTAACAGTAACCGATAATAATGGTTGCACGGCATCGGCTAACCGAAAGGTGCAGTTTATCGTTGGTATTGATGACTTAAAATTGTCTGGATTTAAGTATTATCCTGTTCCCGTGAATGATATGTTAACATTGGAGTTTTCTTCTTTAAAAGCCGATGAGTTGTGGGTTGAAATTTTTGATATTACTGGAAGAAAAGTGATGGAGCAATCTTTTGAGACACATGTTGGAAACAACAACCATAGCCTGAACGTTTCAAGATTAAAATCTGGAAATTACATGATGATTTTGCACAATTCAAACGGAGCAACTCCGTTAAAATTGGTGAAAGAATAA
- the gldA gene encoding gliding motility-associated ABC transporter ATP-binding subunit GldA, which yields MSIEVEKLSKKYDDQWAVNELSFTVPTGQVVGFLGPNGAGKSTTMKMLTCFITPTSGSARINGFDIENQSMEIRNNIGYLPEHNPLYHEMYVKEYLSFVADMCGVKKDKKMRVEKMVETTGLTREQNKKISSLSKGYKQRVGMAQALMKDPKVLILDEPTSGLDPNQIVEIRKLIKTLGEDRTVLLSTHIMQEVEAMCSRVIIIDKGKLVADDALSNLQHKHGDKKVVVVQFKNEVDLGQLQRMDGVLKVQKINENTFEVTSKTEVALHEKLFNFAVKTNNVILEQKEKSQNLEHIFRSITKN from the coding sequence ATGTCGATTGAAGTAGAAAAACTTTCAAAAAAATACGATGACCAATGGGCGGTAAACGAATTGTCGTTTACCGTTCCAACAGGTCAGGTAGTTGGTTTTTTGGGGCCAAACGGTGCGGGTAAAAGCACCACCATGAAAATGCTTACCTGTTTTATCACACCCACCTCGGGCTCTGCCCGCATCAATGGTTTTGATATAGAAAACCAATCGATGGAAATAAGAAACAACATCGGATACCTTCCGGAGCATAACCCCCTTTATCATGAGATGTATGTAAAAGAATACCTCTCGTTTGTGGCGGATATGTGCGGGGTGAAAAAAGACAAAAAAATGCGGGTAGAAAAAATGGTTGAAACAACAGGTCTTACGCGAGAACAGAACAAAAAAATTTCGAGCCTAAGTAAAGGGTATAAGCAGCGAGTGGGCATGGCTCAGGCGTTGATGAAAGACCCCAAAGTGTTGATTTTAGACGAGCCAACTTCCGGCCTTGACCCCAATCAAATTGTTGAAATAAGAAAATTAATAAAAACACTCGGCGAGGATAGAACAGTTTTGCTCAGCACCCACATCATGCAAGAAGTGGAGGCTATGTGCAGTCGGGTAATAATTATAGACAAAGGCAAATTGGTGGCCGATGATGCACTTTCGAACTTGCAACACAAACATGGCGATAAAAAAGTAGTGGTTGTTCAATTCAAAAATGAGGTTGATTTGGGTCAACTTCAACGGATGGATGGCGTGTTGAAAGTGCAAAAAATAAATGAAAATACCTTTGAAGTAACCTCTAAAACCGAAGTGGCATTGCATGAAAAATTGTTCAACTTTGCCGTAAAAACCAACAATGTGATTTTGGAACAAAAAGAAAAATCACAAAATTTGGAACACATTTTTAGAAGCATTACCAAAAACTGA
- the gldF gene encoding gliding motility-associated ABC transporter permease subunit GldF has product MFSIFKKEVRSFLSSLIAYVVVAVFLLAIGLFMWIYKDTNALDYGEANLSTLFFMAPWVFIFLISAITMRTFAEEQNTRTVELITTHPLTDWQIILGKYFAGLFLVVFALIPTVLYYITIYKLGSPAGNIDVGATMGSYLGLLFLGGCYVSIGLFASSLTNNMIVAFLLSAVLCFISYSVLGAIGNTINASKLSYTIEWLGIEHHYQSISRGVIDTRDVIYFVGFITFFLGLTNLMFGKRKW; this is encoded by the coding sequence ATGTTCAGCATCTTTAAAAAAGAAGTGCGGAGTTTTTTGAGTTCGCTCATTGCCTATGTAGTGGTGGCCGTTTTTTTATTGGCCATTGGCTTGTTTATGTGGATTTATAAAGACACCAATGCCCTCGATTATGGCGAGGCCAATTTGTCCACCTTATTTTTTATGGCTCCCTGGGTATTTATTTTTCTTATTTCGGCCATAACCATGCGAACCTTTGCCGAAGAACAAAACACACGCACTGTGGAACTGATTACCACACACCCATTAACAGACTGGCAAATCATTCTTGGGAAATATTTTGCTGGATTGTTTTTAGTGGTTTTTGCATTAATCCCAACGGTTTTGTATTACATAACCATATACAAACTTGGCAGTCCGGCAGGCAATATTGATGTGGGAGCTACCATGGGTTCCTATCTTGGATTATTGTTTCTGGGTGGGTGCTATGTCAGCATTGGTTTGTTTGCATCCAGCCTTACCAACAATATGATCGTGGCGTTCCTGCTTTCTGCCGTGTTGTGTTTTATTAGTTATTCGGTATTGGGTGCTATTGGAAACACAATAAATGCCTCAAAACTGAGCTATACAATTGAGTGGCTCGGCATTGAGCATCACTACCAAAGTATAAGCCGTGGGGTAATCGATACACGAGATGTGATTTATTTTGTAGGTTTTATTACCTTTTTTCTTGGTTTGACTAATTTGATGTTTGGTAAAAGAAAATGGTAA
- the gldG gene encoding gliding motility-associated ABC transporter substrate-binding protein GldG produces the protein MVKKAKEEVRNYSVKQKSIYRFLILAAIVVVVNLMADIKYKRFDLTKEKRYTLSKATHDLVDKLDETVYIQIFLDGEFPAEYKRLQNATRDLMQEYENISGGNIEFKFDDVLSDRNEKERNDIRRQLREKGLMVTNPVNTEEGKIMESAIIPGALVHYKGAEYPLNLLQFRTGRSLDENINASIEQLEYEIGNALRKCVTGKEIRIGFTQGHGELDGIDMADIGKSLDEFYNASTININLDDTNCTKPFLSKLQANPENAGAILLKSLMDELNDYSLLVVAKPRKNFKNEELLLLDQYVMNGGKVIWLIDPVIAEYDSLLVYNGEITPVAHEQNIGDLLFRYGLRVNYDLIQDMNCHVIPILSQTNGQIVVPWLYYPLFTTNNNHPISRNVGNVWGQFVSSIDTLPNIYQHRTVLLSSSEFSRVAPMQVPVSLAITQQKIDPKYFTKPFQAAAVLAQGRFKSLFANRPLMEKASPFKLKNEVENNSMIVISDGDLIRNQTGNERKQIMPLGFDKYASKAMNSYVEFANKNFFLNCVDYLCDSSNIIEVRNKRIELRLLDKGKVKNEKGKWQTINMVVPIVVLAIFGFINFWIRRRKYAR, from the coding sequence ATGGTAAAAAAAGCAAAAGAAGAGGTGAGAAATTACTCGGTAAAGCAAAAAAGTATTTACCGTTTTTTGATTTTGGCAGCCATTGTAGTGGTGGTAAATCTGATGGCAGATATTAAATATAAGCGATTTGATTTAACCAAAGAAAAACGCTACACCCTATCAAAAGCCACCCACGATTTGGTGGACAAGTTGGACGAAACGGTGTATATCCAAATATTTTTGGATGGCGAGTTCCCGGCAGAATACAAACGTTTGCAAAATGCCACTCGCGATTTGATGCAGGAATACGAGAACATCTCAGGCGGAAACATTGAGTTTAAGTTTGATGATGTTTTGTCGGATAGAAACGAAAAAGAGCGAAACGATATACGCCGACAATTAAGGGAAAAGGGGTTAATGGTTACCAATCCGGTAAATACCGAAGAGGGTAAAATAATGGAGTCGGCCATTATTCCGGGGGCGTTGGTGCATTATAAGGGAGCCGAATATCCGCTGAACCTATTACAATTTAGAACAGGAAGAAGCCTTGATGAAAACATCAATGCCAGTATTGAGCAGTTGGAATACGAAATCGGGAATGCACTCAGAAAGTGCGTGACCGGAAAAGAAATTCGCATTGGTTTTACACAAGGTCATGGCGAGTTGGACGGCATTGACATGGCCGATATTGGTAAATCCTTGGACGAGTTTTATAACGCCTCCACCATCAACATCAATTTGGACGACACCAATTGCACCAAACCGTTTTTATCAAAACTGCAGGCCAACCCTGAAAATGCAGGGGCGATTTTGCTCAAATCTTTGATGGATGAATTAAATGACTACAGCTTGTTGGTTGTGGCCAAACCTCGAAAGAATTTCAAAAACGAAGAGTTGCTTTTGTTGGACCAATATGTAATGAACGGTGGCAAGGTAATATGGCTTATCGATCCGGTGATTGCAGAATACGACAGCCTTTTGGTCTATAATGGCGAGATTACCCCCGTGGCCCATGAGCAAAACATTGGCGACTTGTTGTTTCGCTACGGACTCAGAGTGAACTATGATTTGATACAAGACATGAATTGCCATGTTATACCTATTTTGAGTCAAACCAATGGTCAAATAGTTGTTCCGTGGCTCTATTATCCTTTGTTTACCACCAACAATAATCATCCAATTTCCAGAAATGTGGGCAACGTATGGGGGCAATTTGTTTCTTCTATCGACACGTTGCCTAATATTTATCAGCACCGAACGGTTCTGCTTTCGTCATCCGAATTTTCGCGGGTTGCACCTATGCAAGTGCCTGTAAGTTTGGCCATTACTCAACAAAAAATTGACCCAAAATATTTCACTAAACCCTTTCAGGCAGCGGCGGTCTTGGCTCAAGGCAGGTTTAAATCATTGTTTGCCAACCGGCCTTTGATGGAAAAGGCAAGCCCATTTAAACTAAAAAATGAAGTAGAAAACAACTCCATGATTGTTATATCTGATGGCGATTTAATTCGAAATCAAACGGGGAATGAGAGAAAACAAATCATGCCGTTAGGCTTTGATAAATATGCCTCAAAGGCTATGAACAGCTATGTAGAATTTGCCAACAAAAACTTCTTTTTAAACTGTGTGGACTACTTGTGCGATAGTTCAAACATCATTGAAGTTCGCAACAAACGTATTGAGCTTCGTTTGTTAGACAAAGGAAAAGTGAAAAATGAGAAAGGCAAATGGCAAACCATAAACATGGTTGTGCCTATTGTGGTGTTGGCCATTTTCGGGTTTATCAACTTTTGGATACGCCGAAGAAAGTATGCGAGGTAG
- a CDS encoding sigma-70 family RNA polymerase sigma factor: METNKLIEQVKEGKVSKKLYAYFPVVKKWLLANGCSKNDAADIYQQALLVFCQKCRQPNFELTSSIETYLFGVSRFVFYNQKRLQKPEAAELSEVELAASNDVDEHKEKETKLHIAFKALEAISDRCRQLLQLFYLKQISMTDIAKKLGFTSDQSAKTQKYKCLQFAKQKALEFYNQ; encoded by the coding sequence ATGGAAACAAATAAATTGATAGAACAGGTAAAAGAAGGCAAGGTCTCGAAGAAACTATATGCCTATTTTCCGGTGGTAAAAAAGTGGCTGTTGGCAAATGGCTGCTCTAAAAATGATGCCGCCGATATTTATCAGCAGGCTTTATTGGTATTTTGTCAAAAATGCCGTCAACCCAATTTCGAGCTTACCAGCAGTATAGAAACCTATCTTTTTGGGGTGTCGAGGTTTGTTTTTTACAACCAAAAACGCCTTCAAAAGCCCGAAGCTGCCGAACTTTCAGAGGTGGAACTGGCCGCCTCGAACGATGTGGACGAACACAAAGAAAAGGAAACCAAATTGCACATCGCTTTTAAAGCGTTGGAGGCTATTTCTGACCGTTGCAGACAGTTGTTGCAGTTGTTTTACTTAAAACAAATCAGCATGACCGACATTGCCAAAAAACTCGGTTTTACATCCGACCAATCGGCTAAGACACAGAAATACAAGTGTTTACAATTTGCCAAACAAAAGGCGTTAGAGTTTTACAATCAATAA